The DNA segment AGATTGTACTATAAagcctttttattttcttgatttggTGATTACAGATTGTTATCTCAGAAAAAAAGCTGAATTACTGGCTATCATTGCCCCTCTAGTTGCAAAATTTAGGTCCTTATATAATGCTTTGAGGTAACATGTTTCATGAAATACAGAGTTGTGAAAatcttttgttaaaaaattctCGTGTAAACCTTAGCACAGTTGttggttcttttaaaaatgtttacgGAGACATTAATTTCATCAAATGATGAATTTCGTTGGTCTTCATCTTTTGAAATGTTTATAGTAACTAAACGATGTTAGATCCTGTGAAAATATccaatattatctttattttagcATGCCTATGAATATCTTATGTTGTTAGTGTCTGAATTTCCTCACTATCTATTAGGATTGGCTACCATATTTCCATATCTCatgattttgttttcctttttaattaggATTATGATTAGCATAAAACAGGGTCAGTACTCTGTTTTTTTGGATAAATAGGGGATTGAATTCTGATAGTAAATTGTCTTTCTGATTACAGGACACATTGGCATAACTGTTGATGACACAGTAAAGGCATGTGAAAGATTTCAGAATCTGGGAGTTGAGTTTGTTAAGAAACCAGATGAAGGTAAcaaatttctttagttttcaaTTTATTCTAGCTTTCTAGTGGTTCTCTGATGTACATTTTCGAATATATCGTCATTTTTAACATCTATGGattgtttgtgttttatgtCTGTTATACAATACAGGACAACATGAATTCCTTTTGTTCCATACagaataatatgttattatatttttttgtggtCTGTATGATTTGAGTGCTTGATGACATCTATATTTAATTCTAGAGATGTGAATGGAAACCTGAGTGTGAAATATTAAAAGCTTGGGTTTGAGTTGAATAGGCTAGGCATAGTATATGACTCTGTAGTTCTCAATCTGTCATTCATATCGGGATTACTTGGAATTGAAAGTAAATATCCAAAAAATGCGTCTATTTTGTTGAAAAACCTTCCTTGCCTTGGTTGTAAAACTCCTGCGTGTTAAAGTAGTAGACCCCACAGGGAGAGGCCTAACCTGGAAAAAAGTCATCAGTCTTTTGCTGATGAAGGCGAGGTGGAGCTGTTCAGCTGGTTTGCTTCGCTGCTTCTTAGAAATACTAAAACTTATCTGCCTTTGCATCTACTCTATTTGATCAGCATCTTCAAATGATGCCGCGAATCTTTCCCACCACCTTTGTATCCATGATCGGCTGTCCTCTTCTAGTGCTGTTCTAGCACATACACACTATTCTGCTCTTTCTTAGGGTCATCATTGTCATCACCCGAACACTACCCCTTGTTTTGAAGCCACCTTGGAGTTGCCGGATGCATTATGGGACCCTTTTATTGGTGGAGCACAGAAAGAGCAATTGTACAGTATTACGAAAAGAAAAACTACAGAGAATAAGTATTATTGTGTGGCTACCCAAAGAGACCATATACTCACAAGTTTTGGTGTATGGTTGTGGTTTCAACTGTTATAAGTATTGcaattatgttatatatagatTAATTGACAACCTACCAGAATTACTACATGCCTACGGCCGTACCCAATCTCTTGCactttaacttaattataactAGATGGAAAAAACCTAAACAGAACAATGTTCCGTCCTAAACAaaactttcttctctctctacgAGAAATGCAGTTGAAGGTATATATTATTAGGAGAAAAGATAGTAGGCTGGCTGTTGTTATTACGccttttaataaaaaagcaGTTAGGGAAATTAGGGTGATTGTGTCTATTTAGGAATGCTGAACCTGTGGACAACAATTAGATTTTATTCTTATTGATCAATGGAAACACTCAGTTGACTTCTGTATGGATGCCGGTGCTACTTTGATCTGATTTTTGTGCAGTGCAATGATTAAAGAAAAGTGGGGCTGACAATTGTTGGCTGCAATTTTTTAGTAGCCTAGGGATGCACAAATGTTGATTGTTGATGGTAGATGTCCGAATTTTGCTGATTGCGTCAGACTTTTCCAGCATTACTACTGCTTCAAATATCACTGCctagttttctttatttttgaattattttctgCAGGGAAAATGAGAGGTATAGCATTTATCAAGGACCCAGATGGATACTGGATTGAAATCTTTGATCTAAAAGGAATAGGAAGTGTAACTGAAAGTGCATCTTAGGCTTAAGATACCCCCTTCAGGTACATACTCTGGTTTTCTATTCCGTTGCCTTTATTTTCCGGGCAAGCCCTTGAATCCAGCTCTTTACCGAATACGATTTGTTTTGTCTCTCTCTTTGTTTAGGGCTAAGGGTTTCCTCATGTTTTTTGTTATGAAATCTTCTGATTGTTGTTGCAGGCCGGGGTCTTGTGTGATAAATTTTCATATCCCCACCGATTTTAACTGGGTGTTTGCTGCTGAAGAGTCGGTAGTGTTTTTTAAGCTTCCCTTCAAGGATGAATAATGTTGTGAGACCAGAGTAAATAAGGATTGTGGTGACTTCTACTTTTGCAATGGATGTGTGATACAAGTATGCTTTCTAGAAAAGTAGTAATATGTGAGAACGGTTTGCTTTCCTGTGATTATGCATGACATCCTCTTACATTGGTTTTGCATATATTCTGCAATTGGCTCCTTTGCTAGGGTTGGATTAAGACTGAAAAACGCATTCTAGAATTGAATGAGAAGTACTCCAAGAATCTTAGTATGACATTACAATTCCCACTAATGTGAAAGTGCCACTGCAATACTTTTCCAATGGTATTGATTTGGGTAACTACTTTATATgatttcaaatgaaataaaattcattctaacctaattatataataaacgTATAGGTagtaatattttgtataataatttaatttagttaagaaaataattttatagttaatCATATGAAtattatgaacaaatatttatacaaaataatactTGCTTAAATAGTAGATATCTTACACCattgcttgaaatcatgtcTGCGAAGTGTAAAATAGTTTTATGATTATTTACTCAATATTTCAGCATtttgagaattattttttatattaatgttataattattattgttatcttATAAATAACAAGAATTATTGAttatgaggttttttttttctaggaaaaaaataaagacgAAGACTACATCTTAAATATTTATCCCAATTATAGTTTAATTGTATTAAATCAATGtgtccaataaaaaaaatataaactcaactCATCTCAATTCATTAGAACTTAGTTGGATTGGATTAACAATTGGATTAAGTTCAAGTCAATTATACTCACTTTTATTAAGAAATCTTATAAGCTTGGATATAGTTGTAATTTGATATCCTGTGGTTATAGTTTcgttaataaaatatcattgaaTTTATTGtccaatttaaattaatgaatgGAAATTTGATTTAGACTATGTTTGGATAAAATAGTTAACAAATGAGTCAGAAATTTCAAAACTAACCAGATTTAGACTATGTTTTTATCAGAAATTCTGGAATTGAGCATTTTACGTGGATTGGGCTACGATTTGAGAAATTTCTCATTACTGTTTCTTCCTGGACCAATCAAATATGTGAATTTTCGGATTTTATTTTTCGAAATACACTAGACTAATTTCAGATATATCTTTTCAGAagatactaataaaaaatataatttattttcttttccagtCCGGAAACACGAATCCAGATATCAAATTTCCACCATTCATTCtcgataaattttttttgaaagctTTTATTCTCGTAACGGGGGTACAAGAAGAAATTTGACGAGTTAGAGAAAGAAACAGCCTTTCTCATGTTAGGCAAATCCTTTCCCTTTGCTTCACaactaataactttttaataattcattaattaattcaataaattaaaggGCACATCTTAATCACTTTATTATATCCTCGTTGAATTTATACTATAAAGAATTCTGCTGTGATTTGATGCTCAACATTGCTCCATTATTCTCTCGATTTTATTTCACACAATGTAACttcaatttatgaaaatttatattatattatatatatatatatatatatatatatatatatattatttcaccCGTTATTGGACCATTATtagaccacccattaatatctagtttcACGCTTAAGAGCTATATACCTCGACGGGAGGGGAtgtgttgaaagtcccacatcgactagagatatgactaattcatagtatataagtgggtgcaaaccttactttataaatttatttgtggggttaagttagacttaaatctattttttaatatagtattagaatatatatatatatatatatatatatatatatatatatatatatatatatatatatatatataagtttggTGAGTGATATTTTCATTCCGTATGAAACTTGGACAATATTTGATCCTACTTTTATGTTCAGTAAATTGACTATTTgttcatctaataaaaaaattgttatattcaTTCGTATTGACTATGGTTGTTAAgcttatgaaaaaaagaaaaagtaatttagaaatataagtAAGTTTTGTGAGTATTGAACAAGTAGAAAtaattgagagagaaaaaagagttaTGTTTTTCGTGAAATGAAAAAAGATACTCTATAAATGAAattgaacaaacaaaaagaatgtgtaattaaaaatataataaggaaaaaaacttcttaaaaataaattgtataatcaaaattgtgataaaaaagaaaatattgtagAGATTTATGTGTTTTAgatgtatttgatttaataaaatatatgtttttgttttcagaaATATACTACATTTGAATGCAATAGCACAAAAAGTATTATcgaagttataaaaaaaagtttagaagTCTAAGTTAATTATGTGAATATTGAATAAGTGAAAACaattgagagaaaaagtgaTAACATGACATGAAAAACATGACTCCCAATTCTCATGTCGATTTATGAAATGCATAAATTTGacaattttactattttttgtttggaatgtcttcataaaatattttataagtttaaattaattaattgattttaatttactttcaaatttgaacgattattttcattgatatacatataatagaaaattaatttatccaatatgaaaatataaacttaactCATCTgaattcattataatttatttgggTTGGATTAACAATATTACAAGGTTGGATAGAGTTGTAATTTGATATCCAGTGGTTATAGTCAAAATGTGTTTGGTTAGCTTTTTACCAATGCCTATGAATACACGTAATTACATTTCAATACACATTTTCCACTTAGGTCTTTATTCAATGTCTTATTTGTAGAAaccaacaacaaaacaaaattaaaataattgaatatctATATATAGTCGCAGACAATAGTCAATAAGAGTTAAGACCTAAAACACCTattccttttcctttccttcACGACTAATTAATAACTTCTTAATAATTCTTTAatcaattcaataaattaaatggaACATCTTAATCACTTTATTATATCATCGTTCAATCTATGCTTGAATTTCAGTTTCAGTCTTTTCCCACAAAAATACTAGTCAAGACTTATGCTCTGATTTGATGCTCAACATTGCTACATTATTCTctcaatcataaataaataaagtttggtGAATGATATTTTCAATGACTATCAAACTTGGACATTACTTCGTACGActcttataaataattaattaactctctgtgttttaataaaaattgttattttataattaatttgaaataatatttttgccTAATCGTAACATTGTGCtgtaattatcttaatttaatgttaattagaATTATTGTTCCTTCTTCTACTAAAATTCTTTCATCTCGAAATTTCTATGTTTACTCAAACCTTCGTATCATCATTACATTGGAAGAGGTTGCGTGTTTACTCATTTTTTTGGTACATGCCATCTTTTGTTTGTAagtattttcatttcaatttgcctcgttttttgttgtttcattttaaaataaagtttgaattaaaatatttacaaattcacATTCAAAATTGTAGGCTAGCTTTTGTTAGGTTAAAACATTATCAATTAGGTCgtttttataacatatatttcaCAATTGCATGacatatatatatgatttcagataatcaatcatttaaaatttacgatgatttttaaagaaaaacaaaacaaattataactATTAGTTCTCCGAAGTTCCACAAAGGGTCGTGTACCTagataacaatatatatacttttgtttcaTTATATATTCTACTCTTACTCAATATTATACAATGAATATATAAGatcaatgattattttttatattttttattttaatttaattatataaacaatGCATATAACATCTCTAaccttattttgtatttaatggTCCCATCTGTGGAGGTAGTGGCGTGTGCGTATGGTCATCCTTCAGATTTTGTGGTCACCCACTCTCCTTAGAGGGTACCCTACATAATTAGATACTATGTGTCACATTATTGCCTGGTCGTACATTTTGACtttatattttgagaaaaactaataaattttatagaaaatatttcctctaattagatatatacagaaaaaaaaaaacataatgcCATATATCGTTAATAAATTATGCTAAATGTGAACTTTTCAACTATTCCTActattaattatgtattatcTTCAAAGTTTATATCATGTTCTATTGTAATTTCATAACTTGTAAATATAAGAAGTTAGTAAGTATATCATGTTGTATGTAATATTAAGGTTTAATGTTcgatagttttttattttcgtccaaaatcttaaatagattttttttttttttttgagtctcaattaaatctttattttcttaattaaataggGTCTTTTCGTCAAATTGTAATGACGTCGTTAAAAAGGATATGTTAACCgtgtattttatataaaaatgaaaatgtgacttaattgtatttttttaatttttgaattaaaaataaagtatattctgtatatttcattttttaattcaaaaattaaaaaaataccatTCACGTTTTTAATGTCACGTAATATTAAACTACACTGCAAACATATCATTCTTAACGACGTCATTTCAATTTGACAGAAAAAccctatttaatttaattttacaaaaataaagactcaattgaaacgccaaaaaaaaaaagacctatttaaaattttggatgaaaataaaaatctacaTAGACATTAAATCTAATATTAACTATGTTTGAAtttcatgatattttttttattgaaaagtgAATTAGTGAGAGTACTGTGTTTCTGATTTGAAAGTAGAGGAAGTGCAAAGTCTGACAGAAATCTTGGGGATCTTGTTTTTTTGGAACCTTTTCGATTGGGTTCCCAATGAGGATTCCACCACACCACAAAACCTGTTTTTGttaatgtaaagaaaaaatgtgttatGTTCTTTTGTCGCTTAGACCATCTTATGATGTTTCTCTGATGCCTTTCTAACAACCCAACATATTCCTCTTATTGTCATTTCTCTACAAATAAGAAGAAAACGAGTATAGTAAactatatttacaaaaacattttatagtAAACTACAGATACCTAAAGATAACAAATTCACTAAACTTACTTTTATCTTATTCATCAACCTTCATCAACTCAATTCCTTTTATCTTATacatttaattgttattttagttCTCGTATTTCTTCGGGtagtttaaattttcaaaattatctaatttaatttttctattaaattaattttaatgtcgTATTTGTATATGTTGTATaagtttgtaatatttttaactttttaatttattaatgttgttcttttaaaaatggTATATATTGCATGATAATGGATAGTACTacttatcaattttattatcacatgataatatttcttattcaattagtttatttatttgaaattttgatttaaattttttattttgaaattttaactaaattgaGTATAAGGATATGCAGAAATAATAGAGAcatagaaagagaagaagaataaaTTCTGAATAAAAGGAACTTTGTCaataataattagtaaaaaagaattaattgaaataCTAGAAGAAATGAGAAGGTATGTCatctcctttctttctttagattgggatattatattatattgtactcattcttcttttatatatttaacattttattctaaggacattattttcacttattttattctaaaggcattattttcacttattttattttattttcactactcacaaatatttttttttaaatcctaaAAAGAAGgtattctcttattatttttggTATTGCTTTGATCTCTCGTATAATgtgatatttattttcaaatttctttttaaaaaattaaataaacaattaaaaaaataaagaatattttcttattttcttttaaaaaaaataaaagataaaaaagattcACATTTATAAAGGTATGAAGACTCGTATCATCctagtgttttttttaaataattaaatattgttttaaaaatatataagtactTGTGTGATCATCCACCTGGCCTAATACttgtttatttccttttcccaccacttctaaaataccaaaaagttacaaaatctccaaaatcaaaatatacattgaaaacaaattttctttaagGTCTTATTCACTTGACTGAATTTTGGAGAGAGAAATtcagaggatttgaagataaattttttattgtttatttgaatagatttggagataagtgagagtgaatttggaagtaaatttttttaatctgtcacaaattaaatcctacacttcTCACAgactttacttctaaattcattctcgtttacctccaaattcactcaaataaacaacaaaaaaaagttaccttcaaatcctcttaaATCTattcaattactctctctcaaaaattcactcaagtgaacaagagcTAAAAGTACTACTTAAACCTGATTTCTCATTCTGAATGAGAATATGTAGAAACAAAGTCAATCTTTGTTGGGACGGGAcgacaaacaaaaaataaacgaGTTTAATAAAGAAAGTTTTGATAGTCATCACCATAATTCATtatgaaaaactatggaaaaccataaaataagacATGATCTACGAAAACCATGTCTTGTCTTAATTTATGgtttttcatagtttttccaAGATAAATTATGATGGCGACTCCCAAAACCTTCTTTGTTAAACCCGTTTTTTTTGGTTTGCCATCCAATTCAACAAGGATTAACTTTACTCTTTCGTATTCTCATTCAGAATGAGAAATCAGGATTATGtaattcttttaagaaaatttgtttaGCATTTGGTTTTGaagattttgtaatatttttggtACTTTAAAAATGgtaggaaaaaaagaaagaaataagtaCTAGGTCGACATGGACCAAGTACTTATAccttttttcaaaacaatatttaattttttagaaaaaaatttattaaacattagGACAATACAAACAATCATACGAGTACTCATACATTTATGAATATGAAaacatctttatcttttattttatgatttattatttttttaatgagaaaataggtaataagaaaatattctttatttttttggaattgtttatttaatatttttaaaggaaatttaaaaatagatataagGTGATGTGAGGAATCTATCCAATACCAAAAAAGTGATGAAatacttcttttattatttaaaacaagatATTTGTGAGAGTGAAAATAATGCTCTTAGTAAAAAATGTCAAAGTTAtgtgtaaaagaaaaacacgtacaatataatataataaccaaatctaaagaaaaaaagtgggGTGACATActttttatgacttaaaacaAGATATTTGTGAGTAGTGAAAATAATGCCCTTAGTAAAAAATGTCAAAGTTATgtgtaaaagaaatataaccagatctaaagaaaaaaagtataggTGACATATTTTTCCAACTTTTGGTATTCCAAGTGATTCTTTCTTAGTAACTGCAGTTGCTTCTACCTGAGAACTTATTCTCACATATACTTTCCTCCCTACTTTCTATGTCCCTATTATGTTTACGTGTccctttgtaattttttttcgttGATTTTTCTATGATATAGATtgcgtatttatatacacatattgtaatattacgATGATGACCTTGCTTtaattgtgaattaattgacaatgaaCAAAATAGGAAACAAATGATCCTATTTCTAATTATCATCAAAAATATTGCttataattattagtataatatacttttatcttGAAACCAATATTTCAACAAATATTTGTAAGGGGTATGAAAAGTAAAGAGGGGTGAAAATATGCATAAAAACTTTTGATAGAGATTAgtcattaacaaaattaataaatatctttaatttacttttaaatgttatgcacaaatataagttaattaaaatcattataattaaCTCAGCTAGTTTGTTtaaggttttgtttttctttttttcaaaaataatcatttaagaTAACCCTTTTTGATCTCTTATCTGtataaaccttttcaaaatataagaagttgaaataatgaaaaatattatgataattacGACTATAAGTCAacttccaaattaaaaaaaaaacactaagtTTATACAcgagtaactttttttttttaaactttaaacaatAACAAGTTGTTAAAAACTCTATTCATTAAGCATAACTACACACTAGTATGTATTTgtgaatagaaaaatatattaataatacttttaattaaaagaaaaatctaactGACCCTTAATCTCTGTATTGTTTCTAAACACAGGCTGTGTTTGGAAAACATGATTTTTGGAAGTGCTTTTacaaatatcattcatgctaTATTATACTATACTTTGAGAGCGATAGATAAcctataaagataataatatgatataaataaaagtacttTTGTGGAGagtgattttattatttgattatcttcctttttttttcttaattaaaaacaaaaggaataGCAACAGCTAGGGGAGGGTTCATGTGTATGGGGGTCCATTTCTATTTAATACGTTATTTTTTGTTCCACTATATATGATCTCAAATTTTCGTTAGTTTGACCGTTGATTCTTGAGataattctaattatattataaaatagtaaaagcAGTCACTCAAATATATCTCATTGgcaaaataacaagaaaaaagagaTGCTTATGTAATTTGccatttacttttattttaatcttttaccGAAAGGTATTAAGGTTGGTTTGAGTGCAAcgtattataaaagaaaaaaattattaataaagttaatgaatattttatgctAAAATATGGTAaagtcttttcaaaaatattttcaatgaatATTCCTTATATCATTTTGAATTTGGTATCTGTCATCTATTGCTATTATAGTATCACAAAATTGACATAAAGTTAACGTAAAACGTGAACAAATAACTATCATGGACATTGTTTCTAATATTTATGTATGATACATATTGTTCACGCTCTAATGTTTTAAAACTTATACAGAAAATGATAgataataactatatataaaaactaattaataatcCTTTTGTATGAACGAAATTAAAATGATTCCAGGGATGTATAGTAAAAGTGTAATAATTCAATAATGAAaggaaactttttttttttttttaattaagagaaAACTGTATGTATATCACAAAATTCCACACagttttgataaatttaaaagtataggTTAAAGTATTCAAAATTAGCATACCTAAGATTATTTATatcaataagaaaaaaacactGGATATAACTATCATATGAATGATTTGAAAAGTCAAGAGAAACTTGtggtatataaaaatttataatgaacTAACAGTATAAAAAGTCTTTACAGTAtgtgttacttttttttataaaatttaaagaacgatgaaaaatgaagaagaaggagcATGTTTGTAAACGTAGAGTTAAAAATGAGTGTGAATTTGTCAACAATGGCTTCTGTTTGGGAGGAACGACATAGGAAACAAGGTTCATGTTTTTTGCTGCCTTTCTTGTCGTGACACTGAATAAAAGCAGCTTATTCAAAAGGGCTAATAATTTATTCGATAATTAGAAGTTAGTGTTACAGCTCCAGCACCCACACTTGCACACAAGACAACAAAATTTCCCTAACCTCAtagtctttcttttcttctgttGCCCATATTTCATCgctttcattttattattaatgccaaGAAATTTGAGGTTTTCGTTGTTAACGTAGCCATCTTCACTCAGACTTTGCAAAAGATTCTTCAACGGAGTGCTCAGCTCAATAATGCAGTTTCTGACATAACAAGTCACATATTCTCATATATGCATTATCATCGAGAAGATAAAGATCAATATTTATACCAAATAATTAACAAGAGAAAGATAATGAATCACTTCCATAGTTTTtgcatatatataaatatgtactCAACAAAAATCTAGCATCATCGTCTTCGTAATCATCATCACCACTTCCGAGAAGATATgcacaaaatataaagaaacttTTACCATGTACTGTCAAAACAAGAAATGTTTCATTTAATCAAAGAACGCAGAGCCCCAGAAAATGTCATCAATATTCTGAATCTTTGCCATACCAACATACCCTTCTTCCTCCATCATCATATCTTTTACCAGTAGTCAGTCATCACCAGCTGCAGTCACTAGTAATAGCAGCAGTACATCgccttctcttctctcttgtttTCATCAACATTATTATTCAAGCTGCTGCTACTGCTGCTAATCAGTTGCTTAATATCCTCAAGATCATAATCCAACGTTGTTAGCGTTTGGTCGAAGCACCCTCCAACACACGACTTATCTCCATCGTTGGTGTTGTAACTGAGCATCAAGTTATGGTTGTAGCTCTGGTAACCGATTTCTTCTTGCTTCATTTCTCTTCCCTGAGTGCAGCTTCCGTCGGAGGAACTGCAACTTCCTTCGCTTCCAAACATGAGCATGCTGTCACTGACAGGGTAATAGCATTGCATGGGACTAACGCTGACCATGGAGTCTTGGTTTTGGTAGAAAGTTTTAGAAACTGAGGCTGTTGTGCTTTCATAGTTAGCTGAAGGAAGAGAAAGATGTTCCATGCCGGTGAAAGATGCTGTTACTGGGATGTAGTTGCCGTATTCTCCGTACAGTTGGTGAGACGAAGGAGAGGGTGGAGGGTTTTGAAGGGAAGATGATGGAAATGAAGGTTGTTTTGTGTGATGAGAAAGAGGAAGCAACCCAATGAGCTTCTTCTTCAACTTGGTATTCCAGTAGTTCTTGATATCATTGTCAGTTCTTCCTGGTAACTGAGCAGCTATAATTGACCACCTGTTGATAAATACATGGAAGCTAGTTAAGTTAAACTTTGGTACAAACGACTAAAATCAAATCTCTCACAGTAGACCAACTCTAGTGGATTATGTTATCAAGTTTCCACCGAGGAAAGTTATTTACTCAATTAATATCTTAATTAGACATAGTGGATGGCAGTGTTGGATCAAAACTTGGCATGCATGTGGAAGTGCTATCCAAGTATTACCATAGGCAGATTATGAACAACAACCATggttttctgaaaaaaaaaacataaagaaatgGACCAGTTTATGTTGCCCTTTTTCTCCCATTTCTTAAAAAGATGTCACATATACAAATATTCTGAACATGTAGGTCATTGGTTGCAGATTAGATTGGTCagaaaatggtaaaaataactgttttcaGCATTATTGATAGTGTGGTTAGATGA comes from the Vigna radiata var. radiata cultivar VC1973A chromosome 2, Vradiata_ver6, whole genome shotgun sequence genome and includes:
- the LOC106755809 gene encoding transcription factor RAX2 — encoded protein: MGRAPCCDKASVKKGPWSPEEDTKLKEYIDKNGTGGNWIALPQKAGLKRCGKSCRLRWLNYLRPNIKHGDFSDEEDRIICSLYVNIGSRWSIIAAQLPGRTDNDIKNYWNTKLKKKLIGLLPLSHHTKQPSFPSSSLQNPPPSPSSHQLYGEYGNYIPVTASFTGMEHLSLPSANYESTTASVSKTFYQNQDSMVSVSPMQCYYPVSDSMLMFGSEGSCSSSDGSCTQGREMKQEEIGYQSYNHNLMLSYNTNDGDKSCVGGCFDQTLTTLDYDLEDIKQLISSSSSSLNNNVDENKREEKAMYCCYY